Sequence from the Leptotrichia sp. OH3620_COT-345 genome:
ATAGAACTTTGAAAGTGAAAAAACATAGATTATTAGCATTCGCTTTTATTCCTAACCCAGAAAATAAAAAAATAGTAAACCATATTGACGGAAACAAGCAAAATAACGATTTAAATAACCTAGAATGGTGTACTAGCCAAGAAAATACATTACACGGAATATATGTATTGAAAACTATAAACCAAA
This genomic interval carries:
- a CDS encoding HNH endonuclease, which translates into the protein RTLKVKKHRLLAFAFIPNPENKKIVNHIDGNKQNNDLNNLEWCTSQENTLHGIYVLKTINQKGRIKK